From Bacillus sp. FSL K6-3431, the proteins below share one genomic window:
- a CDS encoding NUDIX hydrolase, with protein sequence MSEEYFEVPIRCTGIAIVLLKKIENEYKVLLLKRATSVLRGVWCYIGGCIEEGEKAWESALREIKEETGITKVLLYTSNKFDQIYSPKENYIYVAPVFVGYVEEQQDVKLNYEHRDHQWLSFDEAIETVSLPGNDEVLMSIEKHFVMRKPPEFLRVGN encoded by the coding sequence TTGAGTGAAGAGTATTTTGAAGTCCCAATAAGATGTACAGGGATTGCAATCGTTTTATTAAAAAAGATAGAAAATGAATATAAAGTTTTACTCTTAAAAAGAGCTACTTCTGTTCTAAGGGGTGTTTGGTGTTATATCGGAGGCTGTATTGAAGAAGGGGAAAAGGCTTGGGAATCTGCTTTAAGAGAAATTAAAGAGGAAACTGGAATTACCAAGGTATTATTATATACATCTAACAAATTCGACCAAATATATTCACCAAAAGAAAATTATATATATGTTGCACCTGTATTTGTTGGATATGTGGAAGAGCAACAAGATGTAAAATTAAATTATGAACATAGAGATCATCAATGGTTATCATTTGATGAAGCGATAGAAACAGTTTCATTGCCTGGAAATGATGAAGTTCTTATGTCGATCGAAAAACATTTTGTAATGAGAAAACCTCCAGAATTTTTACGTGTTGGAAATTAA
- a CDS encoding LysE family translocator, whose product MDITSFLIYCFIVTFTPGPTNIDILSTVHNHGTKKAMEYTYGATIAFGSLLAISAMLNTILITITPKVLIVMQIIGSVYMLYLAYQIYKMDTSKPTVNKTGTFMSGFLMQFLNPKVVTFTMTVIPSFIFPYYTAMPAVTIGVIIITVIGFSAFIIWVLFGTIFKSFLQKHEKIVNVIMALFLVYAAIMIWM is encoded by the coding sequence ATGGATATTACATCTTTTTTAATATACTGTTTTATTGTTACTTTTACACCAGGACCTACCAATATCGACATATTATCCACAGTACATAATCATGGGACAAAAAAAGCGATGGAGTATACGTATGGAGCAACTATTGCTTTTGGTTCATTACTTGCTATTTCTGCTATGTTGAATACAATTCTTATAACAATAACCCCAAAAGTTTTGATTGTTATGCAGATAATCGGAAGCGTTTATATGCTCTATCTCGCTTATCAAATCTATAAAATGGATACATCAAAACCAACTGTAAACAAGACTGGTACCTTTATGTCAGGCTTCCTTATGCAGTTTTTAAATCCAAAGGTAGTAACATTTACAATGACTGTAATTCCAAGCTTTATTTTTCCCTACTATACCGCAATGCCTGCGGTGACAATAGGTGTTATAATTATAACAGTTATTGGATTTTCGGCATTTATTATATGGGTTCTTTTCGGTACAATCTTCAAGAGTTTTTTACAAAAGCATGAAAAAATTGTTAATGTAATAATGGCATTATTTTTGGTTTATGCTGCAATCATGATATGGATGTAG
- a CDS encoding helix-turn-helix domain-containing protein, which translates to MDKFIYKKSTGITALSASITNFTYKKHSHKEYAIGVTLRGIQHYNLDGSLQLSYQNGVMLFNPEQAHDGMAHDDAGLDYVMLYIEPQLLLEVIEKKDIVRFSTPIVYDHRLKQRILSLSDAILSEKDEALCSELLLSLIESLLQTNLSTDYKKDNLLIRKAKDMLHTNLQNVLKLDDVCKELNLSKFQFIRLFKANTGISPYQYFLNCKIERAKQLIEKNRDIYSAVAECGFVDLTHLNKHFKSIYGTTAFKYMSHLN; encoded by the coding sequence ATGGACAAATTTATCTATAAAAAATCGACAGGTATTACGGCTTTGTCGGCAAGTATTACTAATTTTACGTATAAAAAGCACTCGCACAAGGAGTATGCAATAGGTGTAACATTGCGTGGCATTCAACACTATAATTTGGATGGCAGTTTACAATTATCATATCAAAATGGTGTTATGCTTTTTAATCCGGAACAAGCACATGACGGAATGGCACATGATGATGCAGGCCTTGATTATGTAATGCTATATATTGAGCCACAATTGCTTTTAGAGGTGATTGAGAAAAAGGATATAGTACGTTTTTCAACTCCTATTGTGTATGATCATAGACTTAAACAAAGAATATTAAGTCTTTCTGATGCAATTTTAAGCGAAAAAGATGAGGCTTTGTGCAGTGAACTACTCTTATCGCTTATAGAAAGTCTTCTTCAAACTAATCTTTCCACAGACTATAAAAAAGATAACCTACTAATTAGAAAAGCAAAGGATATGCTTCATACCAACTTACAAAATGTACTTAAACTTGACGATGTATGTAAAGAACTTAATCTGTCGAAGTTTCAGTTTATTAGATTATTCAAGGCTAATACTGGAATTTCCCCATACCAATACTTTCTTAATTGCAAGATAGAACGTGCAAAGCAGTTAATAGAAAAAAATAGAGATATTTATTCAGCAGTAGCAGAATGTGGTTTTGTTGATTTAACCCATCTAAATAAACACTTTAAAAGCATATATGGGACAACCGCATTTAAATATATGTCACATTTAAATTGA